A part of Chloroflexota bacterium genomic DNA contains:
- a CDS encoding GDP-mannose 4,6-dehydratase, with protein sequence MAVALITGITGQDGSYLAEFLLAKGYRVVGMVRRSSTVDFERIAHIQDQIEITHGDLADQGSLYEIFETYKPDEVYNLGGQSDVQLSWTQSVLTADSTALGVARILDCLRQVTPRSKFYQASTSEMFGDAGTSPQNEQTPLNPRNPYGIAKVYAHLLTQNYRKHYGLFAVAGILYNHESPRRGKEFVTRKITHTVARIVNGQADELRLGNLDCQRDWGFAGDYVRAMWLMLQQDDPDDYVIGSGHLHTVRDFCRVAFEVVGLDYQEYVAQDPQFFRPVEEYPLLADPSYAHDQLGWEPEVGFEDLVRLMVEADLKALEK encoded by the coding sequence TTGGCAGTTGCTTTGATCACCGGGATTACCGGACAAGATGGCTCTTACCTGGCAGAATTTTTGCTGGCTAAGGGCTATCGTGTTGTCGGCATGGTTCGCCGGTCAAGCACGGTGGATTTCGAGCGGATTGCTCATATTCAGGATCAAATTGAAATAACCCACGGCGATCTGGCGGATCAGGGATCTCTTTATGAGATTTTTGAAACCTATAAGCCGGATGAGGTTTATAACCTGGGCGGTCAGTCGGATGTTCAGCTTTCCTGGACCCAGTCCGTTTTGACCGCCGATTCCACGGCTTTAGGCGTGGCCCGGATATTGGATTGTTTGCGTCAGGTGACGCCTCGGTCAAAATTCTATCAAGCCTCCACCAGTGAGATGTTCGGTGACGCTGGAACTTCCCCTCAGAATGAACAAACGCCTTTGAATCCCCGGAATCCCTATGGGATAGCCAAGGTCTATGCCCACCTTTTGACGCAAAATTACCGCAAACATTATGGATTGTTTGCGGTTGCAGGTATCCTTTACAATCATGAAAGCCCCCGGCGTGGGAAGGAATTTGTCACCCGCAAAATCACGCACACCGTTGCCCGGATTGTGAACGGTCAGGCCGATGAATTGCGCCTGGGCAACCTGGATTGCCAACGGGATTGGGGTTTTGCCGGCGATTATGTCCGAGCGATGTGGTTGATGCTCCAGCAGGATGACCCTGATGATTATGTGATCGGCTCTGGTCACCTGCATACCGTGCGGGACTTCTGCCGGGTTGCTTTTGAAGTCGTTGGATTGGATTATCAGGAATATGTAGCTCAGGATCCCCAGTTCTTCCGGCCTGTGGAGGAATACCCATTGTTGGCCGATCCATCTTATGCTCACGATCAGCTGGGATGGGAGCCAGAGGTTGGCTTTGAGGATTTGGTTCGATTGATGGTCGAAGCTGACCTGAAAGCTTTGGAAAAGTAA
- a CDS encoding helix-turn-helix domain-containing protein encodes MSGENLLSDREQEILRLVAEGLTNREIAQQLSISHNTVKVHLSNIFEKAGVSSRTEATLYAIEQRIVDVPGGEDDTQTEQTNTPGLVARFRWIWLVAVLVIIFLGVLLGTNLFTAEETPVTMVPTADVAERWQALASLPQPETGMAFVTYSNEIFSIGGQSSEGGVGDVYRFDLATGIWSAAAVKPTPVSEVEAVLIGEKIYVPGGFDSSGSPTAALEIYDPRQDIWTTGAALPEPLANYALADYEGLLYLFGGSDGDKTNDIVWIYDPVQDTWQPGAPMKTAREGAAAVALTDRIVILGGRNETGLLQSTQSYFPSRDANGEDPWEEFVDMPQGRAEFGAASIYDLIYLLGGEVDAAGETGLILVEGNWVSLPVEQDYTTSHTRLLSIGQLLYVLATSPEMTETEFWSYQAFYYSIYIPIVP; translated from the coding sequence ATGAGTGGCGAAAATTTGCTTAGTGACCGCGAACAAGAAATCCTCCGGCTGGTGGCCGAAGGGTTGACCAATCGCGAAATCGCCCAGCAGCTCTCCATCAGTCATAATACGGTAAAAGTCCATCTCTCAAACATTTTTGAGAAAGCAGGCGTTTCCTCTCGCACTGAGGCGACTCTTTATGCCATTGAACAACGCATCGTGGACGTACCCGGTGGCGAGGATGACACTCAGACGGAGCAAACGAATACACCTGGCTTAGTGGCCCGTTTCCGCTGGATCTGGTTGGTAGCCGTTTTAGTAATTATATTTCTTGGCGTCTTACTTGGAACGAACCTTTTTACGGCAGAGGAAACGCCGGTTACAATGGTCCCCACCGCAGATGTGGCGGAACGCTGGCAGGCATTGGCGTCATTGCCCCAGCCTGAAACCGGTATGGCATTCGTAACGTATTCCAATGAAATATTCAGCATCGGTGGGCAGAGTTCGGAAGGCGGCGTTGGTGATGTTTATCGGTTTGATCTGGCAACCGGCATTTGGTCCGCCGCAGCGGTCAAACCCACACCGGTCTCGGAGGTTGAGGCGGTTTTGATTGGCGAGAAGATATATGTCCCCGGCGGTTTTGATTCAAGCGGCTCTCCAACCGCAGCGTTGGAAATTTATGATCCCCGGCAGGATATTTGGACAACAGGCGCAGCACTGCCTGAACCGCTTGCCAATTATGCTTTGGCGGATTATGAAGGCCTGCTTTATTTATTCGGTGGGTCAGATGGTGACAAAACCAACGATATCGTCTGGATCTATGACCCGGTGCAGGATACCTGGCAGCCGGGTGCCCCTATGAAGACCGCTCGGGAAGGTGCGGCAGCTGTGGCGCTCACTGACCGGATTGTTATTCTGGGTGGGCGAAACGAGACTGGATTACTACAGTCCACGCAATCTTATTTCCCATCCCGTGATGCCAATGGGGAGGATCCCTGGGAGGAATTTGTTGATATGCCGCAGGGCCGCGCTGAGTTTGGCGCCGCCAGCATATATGACTTGATCTATCTCTTGGGCGGTGAGGTGGACGCCGCAGGGGAAACAGGGTTGATCCTGGTGGAAGGGAATTGGGTCTCACTGCCTGTGGAGCAGGATTACACCACCAGCCACACCCGGCTGCTCTCCATTGGCCAGCTGCTCTATGTCCTGGCAACGTCACCCGAGATGACCGAAACGGAATTCTGGTCCTACCAGGCCTTTTATTACAGCATCTATATCCCGATTGTGCCTTAG